In the genome of Neofelis nebulosa isolate mNeoNeb1 chromosome 6, mNeoNeb1.pri, whole genome shotgun sequence, one region contains:
- the HIVEP2 gene encoding transcription factor HIVEP2: MDTGDTALGQKATSRSGETDTASGRWRQEQSAVIKMSTFGSQEGQRQPQIDPEQIGDTASAQLFGSGKLASPSDVAQHVTEKQYPPPRPSPYSCQHSLSFPQHSLPQGVMHSSKPHQSLEGPPWLFPGPLPSVASEDLFSFPIHGHSGGYPRKKISSLNPAYSQYSQKSIEQSEDAHKKEHKPKKPGKYICPYCSRACAKPSVLKKHIRSHTGERPYPCIPCGFSFKTKSNLYKHRKSHAHAIKAGLVPFTESAVSKLDLEAGFIDVEAEIHSDGEQSTDTDEESSLFVEASEKMSPGPPIPLDIASRGGYHGSLEESLGGPMKVPILIIPKSGIPLPNESSQYMGSDMLLNPSLNTKPDDSHTVKQKLALRLSEKKGQDSEPSLNLLSPHSKGSTDSGYFSRSESAEQQISPPNTNAKSYEEIIFGKYCRLSPRNTLSVTTASQERATMGRKGMMESLPHVNTRLDVKMFEDPASQLIPSKGEIDPSQASMLKSTKFNSESRQSQTIPSSIRNEGKLFPANFQGSSPILLEAPVDSSPLIRSNSMPTSSATNLSIPPSLRGSHSFDERMSGSDDVFYPGTVGIPPQRMLRRQAAFELPSVQEGHMEAEHHGRMSKSVTGLSLKEKKLISGDRMGYDYDVCRKPYKKWEDSETPKPSYRDISCLSSLKHGGEYFMDPSVPLQGVPTVFGTTCENRKRRKEKSVGDEEDTPMICSSIVSTPMGIMTSDYDPKLPMQEGVRGGFVMAGHENPSHGHSERFDPCRPQLQSGSPSLGSEELPSATDADKISDLAGRKPPGNVISVIQHTNSLSRPNSFERSESAELMASAQDKASSPSETCDSEVSEAPVSPEWAPPVDGADSGGKPSPSQQAQRQPYHAQPRLVRQHNIQVPEIRVTEEPDKPEKEKDAQSKEPEKPVEEFQWPQRSETLSQLPAEKLPPKKKRLRLADMEHSSGESSFESTGTGLSRSPSQESNLSHSSSFSMSFEREDAIKLPAPPKPDEFGKHSEFLTVPAGSYSLSVPGHHHQKEMRRCSSEQMPCPHPTEVPEIRSKSFDYGNLSHAPAAGASAATLSPSRERKKCFLVRQASFSGSPEIAQGEAGADLGVKQEHMEHLHAGLRAAWHPAPTSVLPPLQAEDPGKQIVGPCAQLSSGQLHLAQQQIMHMDGQESLRNPLIQPTSYIASKHLSEQPHLFPHQETIPFSPIQNALFQFQYPTVCMVHLPAQQPPWWQAHFPHPLVQHPQKSYGKPSFQAEIHPSCPLEHVAEHIGKKSAEHAHPKEQTYPCYSGTSGLHSKNILPKFPSDQSTKSPDTPSEQVLQEDFASANAGPLQSLPGTVVPVRIQTHVPSYGSVMYTSISQILGQNSPAIVICKVDENTTQRTLVTNAAMQGIGFNIAQVLGQHAGLEKYPIWKVPQTLPLGLESSIPLCLPSTSDSVATLGGSKRMLSPASSLELFMETKQQKRVKEEKMYGQIVEELSAVELTSSDIKKDLSRPQKPQLVRQGCASEPKDGLQSGSSSFSSLPPCSSQDHPSASLSMREPFPPNSRAPPLGQKSSGPSESRESSDELDIDETASDMSMSPQSSSLPPGDGQLEEHGRGQKLPVSMLVHMASGPSRKMANSTLLFTDVADFQQILQFPSLRTTTTVSWCFLNYTKPNYVQQATFKSSVYASWCISSCNPNPSGLNTKTTLALLRSKQKITAEIYTLAAMHRPGTGKLTSSSAWKQFAQMKPDASFLFGSKLERKLVGNILKERGKGDIHGDKDIGSKQTEPIRIKIFEGGYKSNEDYVYVRGRGRGKYICEECGIRCKKPSMLKKHIRTHTDVRPYVCKLCNFAFKTKGNLTKHMKSKAHMKKCLELGVSMTSVDDTETEEAETMEDLHKAAEKHSMSSISTDHQFSDAEESDGEDGDDNDEDDEDDDDFDDQGDLTPKTRSRSTSPQPPRFSSLPVNVGAVPHGVPSESSLGHSSLISYLVTLPSIQVTQLMTPSDSCEDTQMTEYQRLFQSKSTDSEPDKDRLDIPSCVDEEYMLSSEPSSSPRDFSPSSHHSSPGYDSSPRRENSPKRYLIPKGDVSPRRHLSPRRDLSPMRHLSPRKEAALRREMSQRDVSPRRHLSPRRPVSPGKDITARRDLSPRRERRYMTTIRAPSPRRALYHNPPLSMGQYLQAEPIVLGPPNLRRGLPQVPYFSLYGDQEGAYEHPGSSLFPEGPNDYVFSHLPLHSQQQVRAPIPMVPVGGIQMVHSMPPALSGLHPPPTLPLPMEGSEEKKGASGESFPKDPYVLCKQYEKRSPHVLQSSGPPSTPSSPRLLMKQSTSEDSLNATEREQEENIQTCTKAIASLRIATEEAALLGADQPARVQEPHQKPLESAHVSIRHFSGPEPGQPCTSATHPDLHDGEKDNFGTSQTALAHSTFYSKSRVDDKQPGFPSSKELPSSTEGGNEPSSEKSQLH; encoded by the exons CATTTGCCCCTACTGCAGCAGGGCATGTGCCAAACCAAGCGTACTGAAAAAACACATCAGGTCCCATACTGGGGAGCGGCCATATCCATGTATACCTTGTGGTTTCTCTTTCAAGACAAAGAGCAATTTGTATAAGCACAGGAAGTCACATGCCCATGCAATTAAGGCAGGATTAGTCCCTTTCACAGAGTCAGCTGTATCTAAATTGGACCTAGAGGCTGGTTTTATTGACGTAGAAGCAGAAATACATTCAGACGGTGAGCAGAGTACAGACACGGACGAGGAGAGCTCTTTATTTGTTGAGGCTTCTGAGAAAATGAGTCCCGGCCCACCAATCCCGTTGGATATTGCCAGCCGAGGTGGCTATCATGGATCACTGGAAGAATCACTGGGAGGTCCGATGAAAGTGCCGATTTTGATTATCCCCAAAAGTGGGATCCCTTTACCTAACGAAAGCTCTCAGTATATGGGTTCTGATATGCTACTGAATCCGTCACTAAATACTAAGCCTGATGATTCTCACACAGTTAAACAGAAACTTGCACTAAGACTGTCAGAGAAAAAAGGACAAGATTCTGAGCCATCTCTCAACCTTCTGAGCCCGCACAGTAAAGGAAGCACTGACTCCGGTTACTTCTCTCGCTCAGAAAGTGCGGAGCAGCAAATAAGCCCTCCAAACACAAATGCAAAGTCTTATGAAGaaatcatctttggaaaatactgtCGGCTTAGTCCCAGAAATACACTCAGTGTTACGACCGCAAGTCAGGAGCGTGCCACAATGGGTAGGAAGGGCATGATGGAATCATTACCTCACGTAAACACCAGGTTAGATGTCAAGATGTTTGAAGATCCTGCATCACAGCTGATCCCAAGCAAGGGAGAGATCGACCCCAGTCAAGCAAGCATGCTGAAATCCACGAAATTCAACAGTGAATCCAGACAATCCCAGACTATTCCGTCATCCATCAGGAACGAAGGAAAGCTTTTTCCTGCAAATTTCCAAGGCAGCAGCCCCATTCTCTTAGAAGCTCCTGTGGACTCTTCACCCCTTATTAGAAGCAACTCGATGCCAACTTCTTCAGCAACTAATCTTAGCATTCCTCCTTCCTTGAGAGGAAGTCACTCATTTGATGAAAGGATGAGTGGCTCCGATGATGTGTTCTATCCGGGAACGGTGGGGATACCCCCTCAGCGCATGTTAAGGAGACAGGCTGCATTTGAGCTGCCCTCAGTACAGGAGGGGCACATGGAGGCAGAACACCATGGCAGGATGTCCAAGAGTGTCACAGGCTTAtccttgaaggaaaagaaattgattTCTGGGGACCGCATGGGGTATGACTATGATGTCTGCCGGAAACCCTACAAGAAGTGGGAAGACTCCGAAACACCAAAGCCAAGCTACAGGGACATTTCCTGCTTAAGCTCTTTAAAACACGGGGGTGAGTATTTCATGGATCCCTCGGTGCCATTGCAGGGAGTGCCAACCGTGTTTGGAACTACTTGTGAAAATAGAAAACGCCGGAAAGAGAAGAGCGTGGGAGATGAGGAGGACACCCCCATGATCTGCAGCAGCATCGTGAGCACACCCATGGGCATAATGACTTCGGATTACGACCCCAAACTGCCGATGCAGGAAGGCGTAAGAGGTGGATTTGTCATGGCGGGACATGAGAACCCTTCCCATGGTCACTCGGAGCGCTTTGACCCGTGTCGACCTCAACTCCAATCTGGAAGTCCATCTCTTGGGTCCGAGGAGTTGCCCTCAGCCACCGATGCAGATAAGATTTCAGACCTAGCGGGCAGGAAACCTCCTGGAAATGTGATTTCTGTTATTCAGCACACAAACTCGCTGAGCCGCCCCAACTCATTTGAAAGGTCTGAGTCAGCTGAACTGATGGCTAGCGCACAGGACAAGGCCTCTTCACCCTCCGAGACCTGTGACAGCGAGGTTTCAGAAGCCCCGGTGAGTCCGGAGTGGGCTCCACCTGTGGATGGTGCTGACAGCGGGGGGAAGCCGTCCCCTTCCCAGCAGGCCCAGCGGCAGCCTTACCACGCACAGCCTAGGCTGGTTCGCCAGCACAACATTCAGGTTCCTGAGATTCGAGTGACGGAGGAGCCTGATAaaccagagaaggagaaagacgcCCAGAGTAAAGAGCCGGAAAAGCCCGTGGAGGAATTTCAGTGGCCCCAGAGAAGCGAGACCCTTTCCCAGCTCCCAGCTGAGAAGTTGCCACCCAAAAAGAAGCGTTTGCGACTTGCAGACATGGAGCACTCTTCAGGGGAATCCAGCTTTGAATCCACAGGCACGGGCCTCTCCCGCAGCCCCAGTCAGGAAAGCAACTTGTCCCACAGCTCCAGTTTTTCAATGTCTTTCGAAAGAGAGGATGCCATTAAGCTCCCCGCACCTCCTAAGCCAGATGAGTTTGGGAAGCATTCGGAGTTTCTGACCGTCCCTGCTGGGTCGTACTCCTTGTCCGTCCCGGGCCACCACCACCAAAAAGAGATGCGGCGCTGCTCGTCCGAGCAGATGCCTTGCCCTCACCCAACGGAAGTTCCGGAAATCCGGAGCAAATCATTTGATTACGGGAATCTGTCCCACGCTCCGGCGGCAGGGGCATCGGCCGCCACGTTATCCCCATCGCGGGAGAGGAAGAAATGCTTTCTGGTGCGGCAGGCTTCCTTCAGTGGCTCTCCGGAGATCGCCCAGGGGGAGGCTGGTGCAGATCTGGGTGTAAAGCAGGAGCACATGGAGCACCTGCACGCGGGCCTGAGGGCCGCATggcaccctgcccccacctccgtGCTGCCTCCCCTCCAGGCAGAGGACCCTGGGAAGCAGATTGTGGGTCCTTGTGCCCAGCTGAGCTCAGGTCAGCTCCACCTGGCCCAGCAACAGATCATGCACATGGACGGTCAGGAATCCCTGAGAAATCCCCTGATACAACCGACATCCTATATTGCAAGCAAGCACTTGTCTGAACAGCCACATTTATTTCCACATCAAGAGactattcctttttctccaatcCAGAATGCCTTGTTTCAGTTTCAGTATCCTACCGTCTGTATGGTTCATCTACCAGCTCAGCAGCCTCCCTGGTGGCAGGCACATTTCCCACATCCCCTTGTGCAACACCCTCAGAAGAGCTACGGCAAGCCTTCTTTCCAGGCAGAAATCCATCCTAGCTGTCCCTTAGAGCATGTTGCAGAGCACATTGGAAAGAAATCTGCTGAGCACGCACACCCGAAAGAGCAAACCTACCCGTGTTATTCAGGAACATCAGGGCTACACTCAAAGAACATTCTTCCGAAGTTCCCGTCAGACCAGAGCACCAAGTCACCTGATACTCCCTCTGAACAGGTTCTTCAAGAAGATTTTGCCTCTGCAAACGCTGGGCCTTTACAGTCCTTACCGGGAACAGTGGTTCCTGTTAGGATCCAGACCCATGTCCCGTCCTACGGGAGTGTCATGTACACGAGCATTTCTCAGATACTTGGGCAGAACAGTCCTGCAATTGTCATATGCAAAGTGGACGAGAATACTACCCAAAGAACACTGGTGACCAACGCGGCCATGCAAGGGATCGGATTCAACATTGCCCAGGTGTTGGGGCAGCACGCAGGCTTAGAAAAATACCCCATTTGGAAAGTACCTCAGACCTTACCCCTTGGCTTAGAATCCTCAATCCCCTTATGTTTACCTTCCACCTCGGACAGCGTGGCCACCCTGGGGGGTAGCAAGCGTATGCTTTCTCCAGCCAGCAGCTTGGAGCTCTTCATGGAAACGAAGCAGCAGAAAAGGGTCAAGGAAGAAAAGATGTATGGACAGATTGTTGAGGAGCTCAGTGCTGTGGAGCTAACCAGCTCAGACATCAAGAAGGATCTGTCCCGCCCACAGAAACCCCAGCTGGTTCGACAAGGTTGTGCTTCTGAGCCAAAGGATGGCTTGCAGTCCGGGTCATCTTCCTTCTCTTCACTGCCCCCTTGCTCATCTCAAGACCATCCGTCTGCCAGCCTGTCCATGAGGGAGCCGTTCCCGCCCAACTCCAGGGCACCTCCTCTAGGCCAGAAGTCCAGCGGGCCTTCTGAAAGCAGAGAGTCCTCAGATGAATTAGATATTGATGAGACGGCATCTGATATGAGCATGAGCCCACAGAGTTCCTCATTGCCCCCCGGAGACGGTCAGCTTGAAGAGCATGGAAGGGGCCAGAAGCTGCCTGTCAGCATGCTGGTGCACATGGCCTCTGGCCCAAGCAGGAAGATGGCAAACTCAACTCTTCTTTTCACGGACGTGGCAGATTTCCAGCAGATTCTTCAGTTCCCCAGTCTGCGGACAACAACTACTGTGAGTTGGTGCTTCTTGAATTATACAAAACCCAATTACGTACAACAGGCCACCTTCAAATCCTCAGTTTATGCTTCATGGTGCATTAGTTCCTGTAACCCAAACCCATCAGGATTGAACACCAAGACCACTCTGGCTCTTCTGAGGTCCAAGCAAAAAATCACTGCAGAAATTTATACTCTGGCTGCTATGCACAGACCTGGAACTGGCAAGCTTACATCATCAAGTGCATGGAAGCAGTTTGCTCAG ATGAAACCTGATGCATCCTTTTTATTTGGCAGCAAACTAGAAAGGAAACTAGTTGGAAATATcttaaaggaaagagggaagggagataTTCATGGAGATAAAGATATTGGATCCAAACAAACGGAGCCAATCCGAATTAAAATCTTTGAAGGAGG GTATAAGTCAAATGAAGATTATGTATATGTCAGAGGACGTGGACGTGGAAAGTACATTTGTGAAGAATGTGGGATTCGCTGTAAGAAGCCAAGCATGCTCAAAAAGCATATCCGCACTCACACTGATGTCCGGCCATATGTATGCAAGTTATGTAACTTTGCTTTCAAAACGAAAG GAAACCTAACGAAGCATATGAAATCTAAAGCGCACATGAAGAAATGCTTGGAGTTGGGAGTTTCAATGACATCAGTGGATGATACAGAAACCGAAGAAGCAG AAACTATGGAAGATTTGCACAAAGCAGCTGAGAAGCATAGCATGTCCAGCATTTCAACTGATCATCAGTTCTCAGATGCTGAAGAATCGGATGGTGAGGATGGAGATGATAATGACgaagatgatgaagatgatgatgactTCGATGATCAGggagatttgacaccaaaaacaagatCAAGAAGCACCAGTCCTCAGCCTCCTAGATTCTCATCCTTGCCTGTGAATGTTGGCGCCGTGCCACATGGAGTTCCTTCAGAGAGTTCCCTGGGGCATTCTTCATTGATCAGCTATTTGGTCACTTTGCCAAGTATTCAGGTTACTCAGCTGATGACGCCAAGTGACTCATGTGAAGATACTCAGATGACAGAATACCAGAGGTTATTCCAGAGCAAAAGTACAGACTCAGAACCGGACAAAGACAGGTTAGACATACCTAGTTGTGTGGATGAAGAGTACATGTTGTCTTCGGAGCCCAGCTCCTCTCCGAGGGACTTCTCACCCTCAAGCCACCATTCCTCACCAGGATATGACTCTTCACCCCGTCGAGAGAATTCGCCAAAGAGGTATCTGATACCCAAAGGAGATGTATCACCCAGAAGACATTTATCACCTAGGAGAGATCTGTCACCCATGAGACACCTTTCACCAAGAAAGGAAGCTGCGTTGAGAAGAGAGATGTCACAAAGAGATGTCTCACCAAGAAGGCATCTGTCCCCAAGGAGGCCGGTGTCACCTGGGAAAGATATCACGGCAAGAAGAGACCTCTCTCCCAGAAGGGAACGAAGATACATGACCACCATAAGAGCGCCATCTCCCAGAAGGGCTTTATACCATAACCCACCATTGTCCATGGGGCAGTATTTGCAAGCAGAACCAATCGTATTGGGGCCTCCT AATTTAAGAAGAGGGTTACCTCAGGTTCCTTACTTCAGTCTCTATGGAGACCAAGAAGGTGCTTATGAACATCCAGGCTCCAGCCTTTTCCCTGAGGGTCCTAATGACTATGTCTTCAGTCATCTTCCTCTCCACTCTCAGCAACAAGTGAGAGCTCCTATCCCCATGGTGCCAGTTGGTGGGATCCAAATGGTTCACTCCATGCCGCCGGCCCTTTCCGGTTTACATCCTCCACCCACATTGCCTCTGCCAATGGAGGGCtctgaggagaagaaaggagcttCCGGGGAATCCTTCCCTAAGGATCCCTATGTCCTTTGTAAGCAGTACGAGAAAAGATCTCCTCACGTTTTGCAGTCATCTGGTCCACCTAGCACACCCTCTTCTCCTCGGCTATTGATGAAACAGAGCACTTCAGAAGACAGCCTAAATGCAACAGAGAGGGAACAGGAGGAAAATATACAGACTTGTACAAAAGCCATTGCCTCTCTCCGGATTGCCACAGAAGAGGCCGCTCTGCTTGGGGCAGATCAGCCAGCACGGGTGCAGGAACCCCACCAGAAACCCTTGGAAAGTGCACATGTTAGCATTAGACACTTTAGTGGACCTGAGCCAGGTCAGCCCTGTACCTCAGCCACCCACCCTGACTTGCATGATGGTGAAAAGGACAATTTTGGTACATCACAGACTGCATTAGCTCACTCCACGTTTTACAGCAAGAGTCGTGTGGATGACAAACAGCCGGGCTTTCCCAGCAGCAAAGAGCTACCTTCAAGCACAGAGGGAGGCAATGAGCCTTCATCAGAGAAGAGTCAACTACATTGA